A part of Saccharomonospora amisosensis genomic DNA contains:
- a CDS encoding GntR family transcriptional regulator: MLADIEPVHRESTASIIARQLRDAIMNGSLPPGTQLGETDLAARFEVSRGPLREAMQRLVSEGLLRSERHRGLFVIELEPGDVHDIYGARWAVERAAAIQVVRGNETSRIAARLADAVQAMAQAEEEDDPAALAEADLTFHETLIEASGSRRLVRMARTLLIETRMCLSALQSTYRKNYQGVDERIAEHNRIIEALRDRDEKLVLELLEAHMEDAVRRLAPGTTLTSGSAEGKQD; the protein is encoded by the coding sequence ATGCTGGCCGACATCGAACCGGTCCACAGGGAGTCAACGGCGTCGATCATCGCGCGCCAGCTGCGGGACGCGATCATGAACGGCTCGCTGCCACCCGGCACCCAGCTCGGGGAGACCGACCTCGCGGCACGCTTCGAGGTCTCCCGCGGCCCGCTACGGGAGGCGATGCAGCGACTGGTCTCCGAGGGCCTGCTGCGTAGCGAGCGGCACAGGGGCCTGTTCGTCATCGAGCTGGAACCCGGCGACGTGCACGACATCTACGGTGCTCGCTGGGCCGTCGAGCGTGCCGCGGCGATCCAGGTGGTGCGCGGCAACGAGACGAGCCGGATCGCAGCGCGACTCGCCGACGCCGTGCAGGCGATGGCACAGGCAGAGGAAGAGGACGACCCCGCCGCACTGGCCGAGGCCGACCTCACCTTCCACGAGACACTGATCGAGGCCTCCGGCAGCAGGCGCCTCGTTCGCATGGCCCGCACCCTGCTGATCGAAACGCGGATGTGCCTCTCGGCGCTGCAGAGCACCTACCGCAAGAACTACCAGGGGGTCGACGAGCGCATCGCCGAGCACAACCGCATCATCGAGGCGCTGCGCGACCGGGACGAGAAACTCGTGCTGGAACTGCTGGAGGCGCACATGGAGGACGCCGTGCGCAGGCTGGCCCCTGGCACCACCCTGACCTCTGGCTCCGCGGAGGGCAAGCAGGACTGA
- a CDS encoding maleate cis-trans isomerase family protein, translating into MDFAALDSLEFEGPLAQRGIGIIAPFDMALERELWRWVPMEVSLHLARTPYEPVPVCMQMAHLVSNSQHLTAATRDVLHVEPEVVAYLCTSGSFVNGVDGERSMRKVICDAGAPDSVTTSGALAEVFEQLNISRVSVLTPYVEDLTLKLHEYLDELGVNTMSSDHLGLGGGIWKVSYRTIAERILAADHKDSEAIFVSCTNLPTYDVIEPLERALGKPVLTANQLTMWASLKRMNLPVVGPGKWLREVT; encoded by the coding sequence TTGGATTTCGCCGCTCTGGATTCCCTCGAGTTCGAGGGCCCGCTGGCGCAGCGGGGTATTGGCATCATCGCACCGTTCGACATGGCGCTCGAAAGGGAGTTGTGGCGCTGGGTGCCGATGGAGGTGTCGCTGCATCTGGCCCGGACGCCGTACGAACCGGTTCCGGTGTGCATGCAGATGGCCCACCTGGTGAGCAACTCCCAGCACCTCACGGCGGCGACAAGGGACGTGCTGCACGTCGAGCCCGAGGTCGTCGCCTACCTGTGCACCTCGGGCAGTTTCGTCAACGGCGTCGACGGTGAGCGCTCGATGCGCAAGGTCATCTGCGACGCGGGTGCGCCCGACTCGGTAACCACCTCTGGCGCACTGGCCGAGGTGTTCGAGCAACTCAACATCAGCCGCGTCTCGGTGCTCACGCCGTATGTGGAGGATCTGACGCTGAAGCTGCACGAGTACCTCGACGAGCTCGGGGTCAACACGATGTCGAGCGACCACCTCGGCCTCGGCGGCGGTATCTGGAAGGTGAGTTACCGCACCATCGCCGAGCGCATTCTCGCCGCCGACCACAAGGACTCGGAGGCGATCTTCGTCAGCTGCACCAACCTGCCGACCTACGACGTCATCGAGCCGCTCGAGCGGGCGCTCGGCAAACCGGTGCTCACCGCCAACCAACTGACGATGTGGGCCAGCCTCAAACGCATGAACCTACCCGTCGTCGGGCCCGGCAAATGGTTGAGAGAGGTCACCTGA
- a CDS encoding cation-translocating P-type ATPase, with translation MKVLGVGIPGPLSVVGTAIGTARGVAGLLTRPRRHVWSCPGRVYLEVHGVHGQGGERVARRIERELERDTRVEWARVNAPSSRVIIAVSDPPRRTDELTSIVERAEAQPVDPEEEAAEDELQHPADGPEGTRLLPTLAADLIGLGVSLLTRIAPWTPVPTELAALPGLVDHHPRLKEFAASKAHSHAKSDSLTSMIGAVAQGLAAGGEGAMLDIVQRTGQWTEARAHERAWCGLERRLVTGPEAAAADPAPARRPTPLPEGPVERYQRGVLGLGAVAGAAAAPFTGPRKAMALGLCTMPKAAEAGRTAFASHLGSALARRGVVVMERGVLRVMDRMDAVVLDLPALRTGRYTLDDLVALPESDSHAVAEVAWRLFDPADPRRTRTEGDWWLGPLDGKSSLGRYGRQERASVEQRGAQAVLGLAREGRLEAVLGASREPLAGLDTLTAAVNEAGIAMFETSDPRASVRELQHEGRGVLLVSSDRQALGAADCGIGVHRDGHAPPWGAHVLVGTDLGAAALLVESVVVLRGVNAQSVRIAQAATGIGTVAALRGGRSNPTSRGMHAVNAGAAVALFNGRRQARRLRLPDPAATRVETPWHLMPKQTVLDRLGSGEAGLTDKEVRRRATPGGVGGPDGVSLGSAFLTELANPLTPVLAGGAALSAAVGSPVDAALVAGVAGLSALVGSVQQVRTERELADLLSRSSVSAKVVRDGERRVIVADELVRGDVVRLSAGDVVPADCRLLDADGLEVDESSLTGESLPVAKDPAPVVAGNVAERTSMVYEGTTVAAGTASAVVVAVGNDTEAGRSMAIAREGAPTTGVESRLAELTEKSMPLAAGSATAVVGAGLLRRVPIRESLSSAVNLAVASVPEGLPFLVNAAQLAAARRLAERGALVRNPRSVEALGRVDVLCFDKTGTLTEGTLSVSEVDDGSTRGRLDAQHLARSLRSVVAAALRATPNSRRPEDLPHATDRAVAKAGKRLRVSVVAGAAGWKSVSTAPFEPSRGYHASVGRTGDGLLLSVKGAAEEVLPRCALEQAERGRLEQRMRELAGQGHRVLAVAERPVDADRVDSEESVRDLRFRGFLAIADPVRRSAGPAAAQLREAGVRTVMITGDHPVTAEAIASEIAGPGAELDIVTGAELDGLDDEELRERLPAVDVIARCSPSQKVRIIKAYQALGKTVAMTGDGANDAPAIRLADVGIALGEHGTPAARAAADLVLTDDRLETISAALVEGRAMWASVRAALGVLLGGNLGESGFSVLGAALTGRSPLGARQLLLVNLLTDLAPAMAIALRGPDGTTVEELLQEGPERSLGRPLYNEIGLRAGTTMFGATAAWTIARLTGRRRRAGTVALAAVVGTQLGQTLLMGGRSRAVLGSSVGSAAVLASVIQIPGLSHFFGCTPLGPVGWGIALGSAAAANTLAVAVAGTGRR, from the coding sequence ATGAAAGTGCTCGGCGTAGGTATACCGGGACCCCTTTCAGTTGTCGGGACAGCTATCGGCACCGCCCGCGGTGTCGCGGGCCTGCTCACCCGGCCGAGGCGGCACGTCTGGTCCTGCCCCGGCCGGGTCTATCTTGAGGTGCACGGTGTGCACGGCCAGGGCGGCGAACGCGTGGCGAGACGCATCGAGCGAGAACTCGAGCGCGACACCCGCGTGGAGTGGGCCCGTGTCAACGCGCCTTCCTCCCGTGTGATCATCGCGGTCTCCGACCCTCCACGAAGGACAGACGAGCTGACGTCGATCGTCGAACGCGCCGAGGCGCAGCCCGTCGACCCGGAAGAGGAGGCGGCCGAGGACGAGTTGCAGCATCCCGCCGACGGCCCCGAAGGCACCCGGCTGCTGCCCACACTGGCCGCCGACCTCATCGGACTCGGGGTGTCACTGCTCACCCGCATCGCACCGTGGACGCCCGTTCCCACCGAACTGGCCGCACTGCCCGGACTTGTCGACCACCACCCCCGGTTGAAGGAATTCGCCGCGAGTAAGGCGCACAGCCACGCGAAGTCGGACTCGCTGACCTCCATGATCGGCGCCGTCGCCCAGGGACTCGCCGCGGGCGGCGAGGGCGCGATGCTGGACATCGTGCAACGCACCGGGCAGTGGACCGAGGCGCGCGCCCATGAACGTGCCTGGTGTGGGCTGGAGCGCAGGCTCGTCACCGGTCCCGAAGCCGCCGCGGCCGACCCGGCACCGGCGCGACGGCCGACGCCGCTGCCGGAGGGGCCGGTGGAGCGCTACCAACGCGGAGTGCTCGGGCTGGGAGCGGTCGCCGGTGCCGCAGCGGCCCCGTTCACGGGACCGCGCAAAGCCATGGCACTGGGCCTGTGCACCATGCCGAAAGCGGCAGAGGCGGGCCGTACCGCGTTCGCCAGCCACCTCGGCAGCGCGCTGGCACGCAGGGGAGTCGTCGTGATGGAGCGCGGCGTGCTGCGGGTCATGGATCGCATGGACGCCGTCGTACTCGACCTCCCCGCGTTGCGGACCGGGCGCTACACCCTCGACGATCTCGTCGCGCTGCCGGAAAGTGACTCGCACGCGGTGGCGGAGGTCGCGTGGCGGCTGTTCGACCCGGCCGATCCGCGACGGACCCGTACCGAAGGCGACTGGTGGCTCGGGCCGCTCGACGGGAAGAGCTCCCTCGGCCGATACGGTCGGCAGGAGCGGGCGAGCGTGGAGCAGCGAGGCGCGCAAGCCGTACTCGGCCTCGCTCGCGAAGGGCGGTTGGAGGCCGTGCTCGGTGCTTCGAGGGAGCCTCTGGCAGGGCTGGATACCCTCACCGCCGCCGTGAACGAGGCGGGGATTGCCATGTTCGAGACCTCGGACCCGCGAGCGAGTGTGCGCGAACTGCAGCACGAAGGCAGGGGTGTGCTGCTGGTGTCGTCCGACCGGCAGGCACTGGGCGCCGCGGACTGCGGCATCGGTGTCCACCGGGACGGGCACGCCCCGCCGTGGGGGGCGCATGTACTCGTCGGCACCGATCTGGGTGCCGCGGCACTGCTGGTGGAGTCGGTGGTGGTGCTGCGCGGTGTCAACGCGCAGAGCGTGCGCATCGCGCAGGCGGCCACCGGTATCGGCACCGTGGCCGCCTTGCGCGGCGGTAGGAGCAACCCGACGAGCAGGGGAATGCACGCGGTCAACGCGGGCGCTGCGGTGGCACTGTTCAACGGGAGGAGGCAGGCGAGAAGGCTGCGGTTGCCGGACCCGGCCGCGACCAGGGTCGAAACCCCGTGGCACCTCATGCCGAAACAGACCGTGCTCGATCGGCTCGGCTCCGGCGAAGCGGGACTCACCGACAAGGAGGTGAGGCGAAGGGCCACCCCGGGTGGTGTGGGCGGCCCAGACGGCGTCAGTCTTGGCAGCGCGTTCCTCACCGAGCTGGCCAACCCGCTCACTCCGGTGCTGGCGGGAGGCGCCGCGTTGTCGGCCGCGGTCGGCTCGCCGGTCGACGCCGCACTCGTGGCGGGCGTGGCGGGCCTTTCCGCGCTGGTAGGCAGTGTGCAGCAGGTACGAACCGAGCGGGAACTCGCCGACCTGCTCAGCCGGTCGTCGGTCAGCGCGAAGGTGGTGCGTGACGGTGAGCGGCGAGTGATCGTCGCCGACGAACTGGTTCGCGGCGATGTCGTCAGGCTCTCCGCCGGAGATGTCGTGCCCGCTGACTGCCGGTTGCTCGACGCGGACGGCCTCGAGGTCGACGAGTCCTCGCTGACCGGAGAGTCGCTGCCGGTTGCCAAGGACCCCGCGCCCGTGGTCGCGGGCAACGTGGCGGAGCGGACGTCGATGGTGTACGAGGGCACCACCGTGGCGGCGGGAACGGCCTCGGCGGTGGTCGTCGCCGTCGGGAACGACACCGAGGCGGGCCGCAGCATGGCCATCGCGCGCGAGGGCGCGCCTACCACCGGGGTGGAGTCGCGGCTGGCCGAGCTGACCGAGAAGAGCATGCCGCTGGCCGCGGGTTCGGCCACCGCGGTGGTGGGCGCCGGGTTGCTGCGACGTGTGCCGATACGCGAGAGCCTCAGCTCCGCGGTGAACCTTGCCGTCGCTTCGGTGCCGGAAGGCCTGCCGTTTCTGGTCAACGCCGCCCAGCTGGCAGCGGCGCGACGGCTGGCGGAGCGCGGCGCGCTCGTGCGCAACCCCCGCAGCGTCGAGGCGCTCGGCAGGGTGGACGTGCTCTGTTTCGACAAGACCGGCACGCTCACCGAGGGCACGCTCAGCGTCAGCGAGGTGGACGACGGTTCCACGCGAGGCAGGCTGGACGCGCAGCACCTCGCCCGTTCGCTGCGGTCGGTGGTGGCCGCCGCGTTGCGCGCCACCCCGAATTCCAGGCGGCCCGAGGACCTGCCGCACGCGACGGACCGGGCGGTCGCGAAGGCGGGCAAACGGTTGCGGGTAAGCGTCGTAGCGGGCGCGGCAGGCTGGAAATCGGTGTCGACGGCGCCCTTCGAACCCTCGCGGGGTTACCACGCCTCGGTCGGGCGCACCGGTGACGGGCTGCTGCTGAGTGTGAAGGGCGCGGCCGAGGAGGTGTTGCCGCGATGCGCGCTCGAGCAGGCCGAGCGCGGCAGGCTGGAGCAGCGCATGCGGGAGCTCGCCGGCCAGGGACACCGGGTGCTGGCCGTCGCTGAACGGCCGGTGGACGCCGACAGGGTGGACAGCGAGGAAAGCGTCCGTGACCTGCGTTTCCGTGGCTTTCTCGCCATCGCCGACCCGGTTCGCCGCAGCGCGGGACCGGCCGCCGCGCAGCTCCGTGAGGCAGGGGTACGGACCGTGATGATCACCGGAGATCATCCCGTCACCGCCGAGGCGATCGCCTCGGAGATCGCGGGCCCCGGCGCCGAGTTGGACATCGTGACGGGAGCGGAACTCGACGGACTCGACGACGAGGAACTGCGCGAGCGGCTTCCCGCGGTGGACGTGATCGCCAGGTGCAGTCCCTCGCAGAAGGTCCGGATCATCAAGGCCTACCAGGCACTCGGCAAGACCGTCGCCATGACAGGCGACGGAGCCAACGACGCGCCCGCGATCCGCCTCGCCGATGTCGGCATCGCGCTGGGCGAGCACGGCACGCCCGCCGCGAGAGCGGCGGCCGACCTGGTGCTGACCGACGACCGGCTGGAGACCATCAGCGCCGCCCTGGTCGAGGGCAGGGCGATGTGGGCGTCGGTTCGCGCGGCGCTTGGCGTGCTGCTCGGCGGCAACCTCGGCGAGTCGGGGTTCAGCGTGCTCGGCGCCGCGCTCACCGGCCGCTCACCACTGGGCGCGCGGCAACTGCTGCTGGTGAACCTGCTGACCGACCTGGCGCCGGCGATGGCGATCGCGTTACGTGGCCCGGACGGCACCACCGTGGAGGAACTGCTGCAGGAAGGGCCCGAGCGGTCGCTGGGCAGACCGCTGTACAACGAGATCGGCCTGCGAGCGGGCACCACCATGTTCGGTGCGACGGCGGCGTGGACGATCGCCAGGCTGACCGGCAGGCGGCGCAGAGCGGGCACCGTGGCGCTGGCCGCCGTGGTGGGCACCCAGTTGGGGCAGACGCTGCTGATGGGCGGCCGCAGTCGCGCGGTGCTCGGCAGTAGCGTCGGCTCGGCCGCGGTACTGGCCTCGGTGATCCAGATCCCTGGGTTGAGCCACTTCTTCGGCTGCACGCCGCTGGGCCCGGTCGGCTGGGGGATCGCCCTCGGCAGCGCGGCGGCGGCGAACACGCTCGCCGTGGCGGTGGCGGGCACCGGACGCCGGTGA
- a CDS encoding maleate cis-trans isomerase family protein, whose translation MPDSRAIGFIYPDHAAEDDYPLAERMLGDGTRLAVEHIYGTDLHAVEELLDLGSPERLTQGAQLLSRHQPSAVVWACTSGSFVYGWEGAREQVASLSEAAGGLPASSTSFAFVHAARALGLRRVAVAASYPDDVAKLFVEFLAAGGIDVVGMSSADIDTAAEVGRLSPEEVVELVAERNRGDADALLVPDTAMRTVALVEAMEQRLGKPVLTANQVTVWEGLRLTGAVRDVAGLGALFNGKVA comes from the coding sequence TTGCCCGACTCCCGCGCGATCGGCTTCATCTATCCCGACCACGCCGCCGAGGACGACTACCCGCTCGCAGAGCGCATGCTCGGCGACGGTACCCGGCTCGCTGTCGAGCACATCTACGGCACCGACCTGCACGCCGTCGAGGAGTTGCTCGACCTCGGCAGCCCGGAACGGCTCACCCAGGGCGCCCAACTGCTGTCACGGCACCAGCCCTCGGCGGTGGTGTGGGCGTGCACCAGCGGCAGTTTCGTCTACGGCTGGGAAGGCGCGCGCGAGCAGGTCGCGTCGTTGTCCGAAGCCGCGGGCGGGTTGCCAGCATCGAGCACGTCGTTCGCGTTCGTGCACGCCGCCAGGGCGCTGGGGCTGCGGCGCGTCGCCGTGGCCGCGAGCTACCCCGATGACGTGGCCAAGTTGTTCGTGGAGTTCCTCGCCGCGGGCGGGATCGACGTGGTCGGCATGTCCAGCGCCGACATCGACACCGCGGCGGAAGTGGGCAGGTTGTCGCCGGAAGAGGTTGTCGAACTGGTGGCGGAACGCAACCGAGGAGATGCCGACGCGCTGCTCGTGCCCGACACGGCGATGCGAACCGTCGCACTGGTCGAGGCCATGGAGCAGCGGCTGGGCAAACCCGTGCTGACGGCCAACCAGGTCACCGTGTGGGAAGGGCTGCGCCTGACGGGTGCCGTCCGTGACGTCGCGGGACTTGGTGCGCTGTTCAACGGAAAGGTTGCCTGA